In Helianthus annuus cultivar XRQ/B chromosome 3, HanXRQr2.0-SUNRISE, whole genome shotgun sequence, a single window of DNA contains:
- the LOC110932187 gene encoding pathogen-associated molecular patterns-induced protein A70, which translates to MEDPATAVPSSLWASLNSWFTSTVFFVLLNLMIATIVFTSNLPDNKHQNIQQEEQDQKKNTHNNRNQQQIARSPSLLYRLKSFNLYPQKSQQDESSETHYHQHPLEVAATQYVFDQPDYQHFETSFTNPGQIHHHTQAVDTESCAEHVTTRYDFDQIRHETGRDTDTGSGFDPTRQETRGDSGFGFDTTWNEVRRNNAIDFDPTRQDDTTRNETGSVFETYDEEEHEFESLDEVYSKLKTGGHDRTQSDGSIRQKPPAKMKKSASLKVGFTHPEEEEMVEARRPATVREKRTAVKVVADDDVEVDSRADDFINKFKNDLKLQRIESMMRTKGATNRGGGN; encoded by the coding sequence ATGGAGGACCCTGCAACCGCTGTGCCATCATCGCTCTGGGCTTCCCTCAACAGCTGGTTCACATCCACCGTCTTCTTTGTCCTCCTTAACCTCATGATCGCCACTATTGTTTTCACATCTAACTTACCCGACAACAAACACCAAAACATCCAACAAGAAGAACAAGACCAGAAGAAAAACACCCATAACAACCGCAACCAACAACAAATCGCCAGATCTCCTTCACTCCTCTATCGTCTCAAATCCTTCAATCTATACCCACAAAAATCCCAACAAGATGAGTCTTCAGAGACCCATTACCACCAACACCCCTTAGAAGTAGCCGCTACACAATATGTTTTCGACCAACCTGACTACCAACATTTCGAAACCAGTTTTACAAATCCAGGTCAAATCCATCATCATACACAAGCTGTTGACACGGAGTCATGTGCCGAGCACGTGACCACCCGTTATGATTTCGACCAGATTCGCCATGAGACCGGTAGAGATACCGATACCGGTTCCGGTTTTGACCCGACCCGACAAGAGACCCGCGGAGACTCCGGGTTTGGTTTCGACACGACCTGGAATGAAGTACGAAGAAACAACGCGATTGATTTTGACCCGACCCGACAAGACGACACGACCCGAAATGAGACCGGATCTGTTTTCGAAACGTACGATGAAGAAGAACACGAGTTCGAGAGTTTGGATGAGGTGTACAGTAAGCTGAAAACCGGCGGACACGACAGGACACAATCTGACGGCAGCATCCGACAAAAGCCACCGGCGAAGATGAAAAAGTCGGCGAGTTTGAAAGTGGGTTTCACGCATCCCGAGGAGGAGGAGATGGTGGAGGCGCGGCGGCCGGCAACCGTGAGAGAGAAAAGGACGGCGGTTAAGGTTGTTGCTGATGATGACGTGGAGGTGGACTCACGTGCGGATGACTTCATCAACAAGTTCAAGAATGATCTGAAGTTGCAGAGGATTGAGTCGATGATGAGAACAAAGGGGGCGACGAATAGAGGGGGTGGAAATTGA